In Candidatus Glassbacteria bacterium, one DNA window encodes the following:
- a CDS encoding DNA primase, whose amino-acid sequence MSLPLNRDPIMPGYLPDEFIDNLREQTDIVEVIGQHVELRRRGQNWVGLCPFHTEKTPSFTVTPSKDIFKCFGCGKGGDVYSFLMDHQQLSFTQAVEQLAERAGLPMPRPTGEVREDSGRKRLFYANEFARSFYHEQLTGNESGAKALQYLKQRGLSDELIAEFSLGWAPEGRERDTFCSAALNHGIEQEDLIAAGLVSVAQEGGRKYDRFRGRVLFPISDTRSRTVGFGGRVLDDSLPKYLNTSDTDLFHKGEVLFGLDKARGAISRAESALVVEGYMDLLSLWQFGVQNAVAPLGTALTAGQARLLGRYAREVFLLYDADRAGLKATFRGGDELLAAGVNVRVATLPGGQDPDDFIRSNGPEKFEDLLSGAVDLLDRKIEIMRGKLNLEVVSQRELAADKCLETVARVSDELVRELYLQKTAEFIGVPENVVAGRMRRISAGGRRNRAGQAAAASQKLTPADYLLAICMRNPEFIERVQEKLGRDPFERENHERVFEAMLAAWEDGVRNIGEALYVNLPEELHSEIARLRELEHFEPAEEVFDRCWRKIEIGRVDSRMSEIFYSTGSEGTGAADELEELHARKHHLQHEMPGAFWLTKK is encoded by the coding sequence GTGTCACTTCCCCTTAACCGCGACCCGATTATGCCCGGCTACCTTCCCGACGAATTTATCGATAATCTCCGCGAGCAGACAGACATTGTCGAGGTGATCGGCCAGCATGTGGAACTTCGCCGCCGGGGGCAGAACTGGGTCGGTCTCTGTCCGTTCCACACTGAAAAGACACCCTCGTTCACGGTCACGCCCTCAAAGGACATTTTCAAGTGCTTCGGCTGCGGCAAGGGCGGCGATGTGTATTCTTTTCTGATGGATCACCAGCAGCTCTCGTTCACCCAGGCGGTGGAGCAGCTTGCCGAGCGGGCCGGCCTGCCCATGCCCCGTCCTACCGGCGAGGTCCGCGAGGACTCCGGCCGCAAACGCCTGTTCTATGCCAATGAGTTCGCCAGGAGTTTCTATCACGAACAGCTCACCGGAAACGAGAGCGGAGCGAAAGCGCTCCAGTACCTGAAACAGCGCGGCCTGAGCGACGAGCTGATCGCCGAGTTCTCGCTCGGCTGGGCGCCCGAGGGCCGTGAACGGGATACGTTCTGCTCCGCGGCGCTGAACCACGGGATCGAACAGGAGGACCTGATCGCCGCCGGCCTGGTCAGTGTCGCGCAGGAAGGTGGCAGGAAATACGACCGGTTCCGCGGCCGCGTGCTGTTCCCGATCAGCGACACCCGGAGCCGGACAGTAGGTTTCGGCGGGCGGGTGCTGGACGACTCGCTGCCCAAGTACCTCAATACCTCCGATACCGATCTGTTCCACAAGGGCGAGGTCCTGTTCGGGCTGGACAAGGCCCGCGGCGCGATCAGCCGGGCGGAGAGCGCGCTGGTGGTCGAGGGCTACATGGACCTACTCAGCCTCTGGCAGTTCGGGGTTCAGAACGCAGTCGCTCCACTGGGCACAGCGCTCACCGCCGGCCAGGCCCGCCTGCTGGGACGCTATGCCAGGGAGGTGTTCCTGCTCTACGACGCTGACCGGGCGGGACTCAAGGCCACTTTCCGCGGCGGCGACGAACTGCTGGCCGCCGGAGTCAATGTCCGGGTGGCGACTCTGCCGGGAGGCCAGGACCCCGATGACTTCATCCGCAGCAACGGGCCGGAGAAATTCGAGGACCTGCTGAGCGGGGCAGTCGACCTGCTGGACCGCAAGATCGAAATCATGCGCGGCAAACTGAATTTGGAGGTTGTCAGTCAGCGGGAGCTGGCCGCGGACAAGTGCCTGGAAACGGTCGCCAGGGTCAGTGACGAGCTGGTACGGGAGCTTTACCTCCAGAAAACCGCCGAGTTTATCGGCGTGCCGGAAAACGTGGTCGCCGGGCGCATGCGCAGAATCTCGGCCGGAGGCCGCCGTAATCGTGCAGGGCAGGCTGCCGCTGCATCTCAAAAACTCACACCGGCTGATTATCTGCTCGCAATCTGCATGCGTAATCCTGAGTTTATCGAAAGGGTGCAGGAGAAACTCGGCCGCGACCCGTTCGAGCGCGAAAACCACGAGCGGGTGTTTGAGGCCATGCTGGCTGCCTGGGAGGACGGTGTGCGCAATATCGGTGAGGCGCTCTATGTCAACCTGCCCGAGGAACTGCACTCCGAGATCGCCAGGCTCCGTGAACTCGAACACTTCGAACCCGCGGAGGAAGTGTTCGACAGGTGCTGGCGCAAAATCGAGATCGGCAGGGTTGACAGCAGGATGAGCGAGATTTTTTATTCCACTGGCTCCGAGGGCACTGGTGCGGCCGATGAGTTGGAGGAACTCCACGCACGCAAGCATCATTTGCAACATGAAATGCCCGGAGCGTTCTGGTTGACAAAAAAGTGA